Proteins found in one Salinimonas lutimaris genomic segment:
- the parC gene encoding DNA topoisomerase IV subunit A — MSDQITISQDGIEQLPLSRFTEDAYLNYSMYVIMDRALPHIADGLKPVQRRIIYAMSDLGLSATAKYKKSARTVGDVLGKFHPHGDSACYEAMVLMAQPFSYRYPLVDGQGNWGAPDDPKSFAAMRYTEARLSRFSEVLLSELGQGTVDWQPNFDGTLNEPKVLPARLPHILLNGVSGIAVGMATDIPPHNVRELANACAHLLDNSKAELSDILNIVQGPDYPTEAEIITPRSDIQKLYETGRGSIKMRAKYADESGDIVISALPHQASGAKILEQIAAQMQAKKLPMVSDLRDESDHENPTRLVITPRSNRVDVQQLMQHLFATTDLEKNYRVNLNMIGLDGRPQVKDLKTILSEWLVYRKDTVVRRLQYRLDKVLARLHILEGLLIAFLNIDEVIEIIRTYDKPKPELMNRFSLSDKQAEAILELKLRHLAKLEEMNIKAEQSELEAERDKLQQLLGSDRRLKTLIKKEILADAEKYGDDRRSPLVERMEARALSEKELIPSEAVTVVLSEKGWARCAKGHDVDVQGLSYKAGDGYLSSATGRSNQPVVFMDSSGRTFACDAHALPSARSQGEPLTGRFNLVGGEQFTHVLMGQDEQKYLIASDAGYGFVGSFADMMSKNKAGKAFLSLPSAAKVLLPDPVTALETDWCMAVSNEGRMLVFPLKDLPSLSKGKGNKIINIPSAKAKNREEFVTVLRVVPAGASVKVHAGKRNMTLSPSDLEHYQGDRGRRGNKLPRGLQRVDDVEVIASEPSSGSVPNPDSTPS, encoded by the coding sequence ATGAGCGACCAGATCACCATAAGCCAGGACGGGATAGAACAGCTTCCGCTAAGCCGGTTCACCGAAGATGCCTATTTAAATTATTCCATGTACGTCATTATGGACCGTGCACTGCCGCATATTGCTGATGGCCTGAAGCCGGTTCAGCGGCGGATTATTTATGCCATGTCTGACCTGGGCCTGAGTGCGACCGCTAAATATAAAAAGTCGGCCCGGACCGTGGGTGATGTGCTGGGTAAGTTTCATCCGCACGGTGACTCGGCTTGTTATGAAGCGATGGTCCTGATGGCGCAGCCGTTTTCATATCGCTATCCGCTGGTGGATGGACAGGGCAACTGGGGGGCGCCGGATGATCCCAAGTCGTTCGCAGCCATGCGTTATACCGAAGCCCGTTTGTCACGTTTTTCTGAAGTATTGCTCAGCGAGCTGGGGCAGGGCACGGTTGACTGGCAGCCCAACTTTGATGGCACGCTAAACGAACCGAAAGTGTTACCGGCGCGTCTGCCGCATATTCTGCTCAATGGTGTCAGCGGGATTGCCGTAGGGATGGCCACGGATATTCCTCCTCATAATGTGCGCGAACTGGCTAATGCCTGCGCCCATTTACTGGATAACAGTAAAGCGGAACTTAGTGATATTCTGAATATTGTGCAGGGACCGGATTACCCCACCGAGGCGGAAATTATCACGCCGCGCAGCGACATTCAGAAACTCTATGAAACCGGTCGTGGCAGCATCAAAATGCGTGCAAAGTATGCGGACGAAAGTGGCGACATTGTGATCAGTGCCTTACCGCACCAGGCGTCGGGGGCCAAAATACTCGAACAGATTGCGGCCCAGATGCAGGCTAAGAAGCTGCCGATGGTCAGTGATCTGCGCGATGAATCTGATCATGAAAACCCAACCCGCCTGGTGATAACTCCACGTTCTAACCGGGTGGATGTGCAGCAGTTGATGCAGCATTTATTTGCGACCACGGATCTGGAGAAAAACTACCGGGTCAATCTGAATATGATTGGTCTGGATGGCCGGCCGCAGGTCAAAGACCTCAAAACTATTTTGTCTGAGTGGCTGGTATATCGTAAAGATACCGTCGTTCGCCGTTTACAGTACCGGCTGGATAAGGTTCTGGCCCGGCTGCATATTCTGGAAGGCTTGCTGATAGCCTTTTTGAATATCGATGAGGTGATTGAGATTATTCGCACCTATGATAAGCCGAAGCCGGAACTGATGAACCGTTTTTCTTTATCAGATAAACAGGCAGAGGCCATTTTAGAACTGAAACTGCGTCATCTGGCCAAGCTGGAAGAGATGAACATTAAAGCTGAGCAATCAGAACTGGAAGCAGAGCGAGACAAACTGCAGCAGCTTCTGGGCTCAGATCGTCGTTTAAAAACACTGATTAAAAAAGAAATTCTGGCCGATGCAGAGAAGTACGGTGATGATCGCCGTTCGCCGCTGGTTGAACGAATGGAAGCCCGTGCGCTGTCTGAAAAAGAGCTTATTCCCAGTGAAGCGGTCACCGTGGTGCTGTCGGAAAAAGGCTGGGCGCGCTGTGCCAAAGGTCATGATGTAGATGTACAGGGCTTAAGTTATAAAGCCGGTGATGGCTATCTGTCCAGTGCCACCGGGCGCAGTAACCAGCCTGTCGTATTCATGGACTCATCCGGCCGTACCTTTGCCTGCGATGCCCATGCGTTACCGTCTGCCCGTAGTCAGGGCGAGCCACTGACTGGCCGCTTTAATCTGGTGGGCGGGGAACAGTTTACGCATGTACTAATGGGTCAGGATGAACAGAAATACCTGATTGCATCGGACGCCGGCTATGGGTTTGTAGGCAGCTTTGCTGACATGATGAGTAAAAATAAAGCAGGTAAAGCCTTTTTAAGCCTGCCCAGTGCAGCAAAAGTGTTGTTACCGGACCCGGTCACAGCGCTGGAAACTGACTGGTGTATGGCAGTATCCAATGAAGGACGTATGCTGGTCTTTCCGTTAAAAGACCTGCCCAGCCTGTCAAAAGGGAAAGGGAACAAGATTATTAATATACCGTCAGCCAAAGCAAAAAACCGGGAGGAATTTGTGACGGTGCTGCGGGTGGTGCCTGCCGGCGCCTCCGTTAAAGTGCACGCAGGCAAACGCAATATGACCTTATCGCCGTCAGACCTTGAACATTATCAGGGCGATCGTGGCCGGCGTGGTAACAAGTTGCCCCGGGGCCTGCAACGAGTGGATGATGTGGAAGTGATCGCATCAGAGCCGTCGTCGGGATCAGTCCCAAACCCTGACTCAACTCCCTCATAA
- a CDS encoding purine-cytosine permease family protein, translated as MKSDSYPVDLNAVSEEQLPVAQHKLKGWRHFLGLYAGEHVAATEFVFGATFVALGATMTDILIGLLVGNILAVLSWTLITTPIAVETRMSLYTYLQRIAGDSMTRLYNWANVIIFTVISAAMITVSATAVRFALDIPAQLDWYPTSLAFVLVVLAVGVIVVLVAMYGFNAVSDFSGICAPWLFTMFVSGPLVLMPVLADSVIGQTVVSGWSDFMQIGSTSVWTGLTDSGKPGIGLWEVIGFSWAANTITHFGLIDMAILRFAKRKRYGLCTSAGMLFGHYIAWISAGIMGAGTAVVVQKSIGQLDPGDVAYHALGLSGLVIVIVAGWTTANANLYRAGLAAQAIFSDKSRQKTTAVVGIVTVLIACFPFVFTKLLPLLTYAGLLVVPVGAIVFAEHVLFPRIGLTRYWAHYRNLTHSTPAVASWGLGLVFGFGLNLFDVMSFFYLFIPTWFFTIVVYTLLAARCGAKQDFTEEKAALTAFEQRVQTHQEQEAAGLPATQTDRSGLSRVLRLVSVVSLLVTVGLAVHTFTGSPSMNVYEQNRDFFFNASFGCTVLYFLTAYWTMRRQKALTAQ; from the coding sequence ATGAAGTCAGATTCCTACCCCGTTGACTTAAATGCCGTCAGCGAAGAGCAGTTGCCGGTTGCGCAGCATAAATTAAAAGGCTGGCGGCACTTTCTGGGCTTGTATGCCGGCGAGCACGTGGCGGCAACCGAGTTTGTGTTCGGCGCGACCTTTGTCGCCCTGGGCGCGACCATGACAGATATTCTGATTGGACTGCTGGTGGGAAATATTCTGGCGGTCTTAAGCTGGACGCTGATTACCACTCCCATTGCGGTGGAAACCCGCATGAGCCTGTACACTTATCTGCAGCGTATTGCCGGTGATTCAATGACCCGGCTGTATAACTGGGCCAATGTGATCATATTCACTGTGATATCGGCGGCGATGATTACGGTATCTGCAACGGCGGTGCGCTTTGCGCTGGATATACCAGCGCAGCTGGACTGGTATCCCACTAGCCTGGCTTTCGTGCTGGTGGTGTTGGCAGTTGGCGTGATTGTTGTGCTGGTAGCCATGTACGGGTTCAATGCGGTGTCTGATTTTTCCGGTATCTGCGCGCCCTGGCTGTTTACCATGTTTGTCAGCGGTCCACTGGTACTGATGCCGGTGTTGGCAGACTCGGTGATCGGGCAGACGGTGGTCTCCGGATGGTCTGACTTTATGCAAATTGGCAGTACTTCAGTGTGGACCGGGCTGACAGATAGTGGCAAACCGGGCATTGGTCTGTGGGAAGTGATTGGCTTTTCGTGGGCGGCTAACACCATCACTCACTTTGGCTTGATTGACATGGCTATTCTGCGCTTTGCCAAGCGTAAGCGCTATGGCCTGTGTACTTCAGCCGGGATGTTATTTGGTCACTATATCGCGTGGATTTCTGCCGGCATTATGGGAGCGGGTACGGCTGTAGTGGTGCAAAAATCAATTGGTCAGCTGGACCCGGGTGACGTGGCTTATCACGCACTGGGATTATCCGGGCTGGTGATTGTTATTGTGGCGGGCTGGACGACGGCCAACGCAAACCTGTATCGGGCCGGCCTGGCGGCACAAGCGATTTTCAGTGACAAATCCCGCCAGAAAACCACTGCGGTGGTGGGCATCGTTACGGTGCTTATTGCCTGCTTCCCATTTGTGTTTACCAAATTGCTGCCGCTGCTGACCTATGCCGGCCTGTTGGTGGTACCGGTGGGGGCCATTGTATTTGCTGAACATGTGCTGTTTCCTCGCATCGGCCTGACCCGCTACTGGGCGCACTACCGGAATCTGACCCATAGCACGCCGGCGGTAGCCAGCTGGGGACTGGGACTGGTTTTCGGATTTGGTTTGAATTTGTTCGATGTCATGTCGTTTTTCTATCTGTTTATTCCTACCTGGTTTTTCACCATTGTGGTTTACACCTTACTGGCCGCCCGCTGTGGTGCCAAACAGGACTTTACCGAAGAAAAAGCGGCTCTGACGGCATTTGAACAACGGGTACAAACGCATCAGGAGCAGGAAGCGGCTGGCCTGCCAGCTACGCAGACAGACCGCAGTGGACTGAGCCGTGTTCTGCGCCTGGTCTCTGTGGTCAGCTTACTGGTGACGGTGGGACTGGCTGTGCATACCTTTACCGGCAGCCCATCAATGAATGTTTATGAGCAAAACCGCGACTTTTTCTTTAATGCGAGTTTTGGCTGCACGGTTCTTTATTTCTTAACTGCTTACTGGACGATGCGTCGCCAGAAAGCTTTGACGGCACAATAG
- a CDS encoding sugar-binding transcriptional regulator, giving the protein MSTASMEPHRLDDAARAGWLYYVAGKTQDDIARAMNISRQRAQRLVAQAVTEGLIKVRLEHPVARCMELAQALQQRFGLLHCEVVPSISDDPNSTLGLGQAGARAIEKALRSNESKTIAFGTGRVLRACADELMQLDCPQHNIVSLVGNISSQGTATRFDVAVRIAERINGQHYPMPLPVITDSAKQREALHALPHIKRILTLGQQADATFVGIGSLGLSSPLHKDGFASEEDLTGLSQAGAVGEIISWMYNADGTLIDGPLAACVTSAPLHIAPPKPVTGIAAGENKLTAMMGALRSRLINGLITNEYTAQRILETA; this is encoded by the coding sequence ATGAGTACCGCTTCTATGGAACCGCACCGACTGGATGATGCTGCCCGGGCAGGCTGGTTATATTATGTGGCCGGCAAAACCCAGGATGATATAGCCCGGGCCATGAATATCTCGCGCCAGCGGGCCCAGCGTCTGGTGGCTCAGGCGGTGACCGAAGGGCTTATCAAGGTTCGTCTGGAACATCCGGTAGCCCGTTGCATGGAACTGGCTCAGGCCTTACAACAACGCTTTGGTTTATTGCACTGCGAAGTCGTACCGTCGATCAGTGATGATCCCAACAGTACTCTGGGATTGGGTCAGGCTGGCGCCCGGGCTATTGAAAAAGCCCTGCGCAGTAATGAGTCAAAAACCATTGCCTTTGGAACCGGCCGGGTATTGCGGGCATGTGCCGATGAGCTGATGCAGCTTGATTGTCCGCAGCACAATATTGTTTCGCTGGTGGGCAATATCTCCAGTCAGGGCACCGCCACCCGGTTCGACGTTGCAGTACGTATAGCAGAGCGAATCAACGGACAGCATTACCCCATGCCACTGCCGGTTATCACCGACTCTGCAAAGCAGCGTGAGGCCCTGCATGCTCTGCCTCATATCAAACGGATTCTGACCCTGGGACAGCAGGCTGACGCCACTTTCGTCGGCATTGGCAGTCTGGGGCTTAGCTCACCATTGCACAAAGACGGCTTTGCCAGCGAGGAGGATCTGACCGGGCTCAGTCAGGCTGGCGCGGTCGGTGAAATCATCAGCTGGATGTATAATGCTGACGGCACGTTAATTGATGGTCCGCTCGCAGCCTGTGTTACCAGTGCACCACTACACATAGCCCCGCCCAAACCGGTCACCGGCATTGCTGCGGGTGAAAACAAACTCACCGCCATGATGGGCGCCCTGCGGTCACGGTTAATCAATGGTCTCATTACCAATGAGTATACCGCTCAGCGTATTTTAGAAACGGCCTGA
- a CDS encoding putative bifunctional diguanylate cyclase/phosphodiesterase has protein sequence MQSVLNASPQTLLERRLTREKQARKQAESLLTEKSVALYDALQQSQAAEKKLQLSLWASQESFWEWHAHNDQYVMRSFTLESQHEKAWQGSPIQLLAHIHPDDIGNLEFHWMLAVHGDQDKLEVSFRFKAGRQYLWMRLRGRVMERNEEGMALHIVGTNKDITRERKAEQSFHLMASAFASSREPMLVLTRQLKITECNQAFVSMVGIITKQQCLGTNLDKFLVESAFIREHIDSQFQLKFETSLTVAVDEQVPVEISVSLFDAQHQGGAYLIATLQDISERKHNEEKLRQQAMHDELTGLKNRAGLHNTLPQIISDCECFSLIFIDLDGFKNINDTAGHEAGDTALKMVTGTMNHNFADFGEVFRWGGDEFVIMVPEISHTVLVEPCNKLISDIEANKLTIDNTELSLSASIGIAEYPRHGDSIENLLQNADAAMYQAKLAGKGQVYRYQPGLLESMQARVSMLAELKRAITSHGLEFYVQGKYDISGKLTGAELLCRWRSPLHGTVSPEVFIPLAEENGLDSQIGYQALEAACDYLSMMEVEAQPVPMAINISGNQLLSHGFADRAMALCREAGIEPSMLEIEITESIFLQDEIRARGALEALKAHGFTLVLDDFGTGFSALSYLRNFSFEIVKLDRSLLHNIHRDEKSLSLFNGVVAMLKSLDLFIVAEGVELAEYLPLLRQSQVDQLQGFFFDKPLPYDQFLAKHSGHYLMTGSGRF, from the coding sequence GTGCAGTCGGTTTTAAATGCGTCACCTCAAACCCTCCTTGAACGGCGCCTGACCAGAGAAAAGCAGGCTCGTAAACAGGCCGAGTCACTATTAACTGAAAAAAGTGTCGCGCTTTATGACGCGCTGCAACAAAGCCAGGCCGCAGAGAAAAAACTTCAGTTGTCCCTATGGGCGTCTCAGGAATCGTTCTGGGAGTGGCATGCCCACAATGATCAATATGTCATGCGCTCGTTTACCCTGGAAAGCCAGCATGAAAAAGCCTGGCAGGGCTCACCCATTCAGTTGTTGGCACACATTCATCCGGACGACATCGGTAACCTGGAGTTTCACTGGATGCTGGCGGTACACGGTGACCAGGATAAGCTCGAAGTGTCTTTTAGGTTTAAAGCCGGACGGCAATATTTATGGATGCGTTTACGGGGTCGGGTGATGGAACGCAATGAAGAGGGCATGGCCCTGCATATTGTGGGGACCAATAAAGACATCACCCGGGAACGCAAGGCTGAACAGTCGTTTCACTTAATGGCATCGGCCTTTGCCAGCTCCCGGGAACCGATGCTGGTGTTGACCCGTCAGTTAAAAATTACGGAGTGTAATCAGGCATTTGTGTCAATGGTAGGTATCATCACTAAGCAGCAGTGCCTGGGTACTAATCTGGACAAATTCCTCGTCGAGTCGGCATTTATTCGTGAGCATATTGACTCCCAGTTTCAGCTCAAGTTTGAAACCTCGTTGACCGTCGCCGTCGACGAGCAGGTCCCGGTAGAAATATCGGTGTCGTTATTTGACGCGCAACATCAGGGCGGGGCTTATCTCATTGCCACGTTGCAGGACATCAGTGAGCGTAAGCATAACGAAGAAAAGCTTCGTCAGCAGGCTATGCATGATGAGCTGACCGGACTGAAAAACCGCGCCGGCCTGCACAATACCCTGCCGCAGATTATCAGTGACTGTGAGTGTTTCAGCCTGATTTTTATAGATCTGGACGGGTTTAAAAATATCAATGACACAGCAGGACATGAAGCAGGCGATACCGCCCTGAAAATGGTGACCGGCACCATGAATCATAATTTTGCTGATTTTGGCGAAGTGTTTCGCTGGGGTGGGGATGAATTTGTCATCATGGTCCCTGAAATCAGCCATACGGTTCTTGTTGAGCCCTGCAACAAGCTGATTAGCGATATCGAGGCCAATAAGCTTACTATTGATAATACCGAACTGAGCTTGTCGGCCAGTATTGGCATTGCCGAGTATCCCCGTCACGGTGACAGCATTGAAAATCTGCTACAGAACGCGGATGCAGCCATGTATCAGGCCAAGCTGGCCGGTAAAGGGCAGGTTTATCGCTACCAGCCTGGCCTGCTGGAAAGCATGCAGGCCAGGGTGAGTATGCTGGCAGAGCTGAAGCGCGCAATTACCAGTCACGGGCTGGAGTTTTATGTGCAGGGAAAATACGATATCAGCGGAAAACTCACTGGCGCAGAATTACTCTGCCGGTGGCGCTCGCCGCTGCATGGCACGGTATCACCGGAAGTTTTTATTCCACTGGCAGAAGAAAATGGTCTGGACAGCCAGATTGGCTATCAGGCGCTGGAAGCCGCCTGTGATTATTTGTCGATGATGGAAGTGGAAGCACAACCGGTCCCTATGGCTATCAATATTTCCGGTAATCAGCTATTGAGCCATGGTTTTGCCGACCGGGCTATGGCCTTGTGCCGTGAAGCCGGAATCGAGCCGTCAATGCTGGAAATAGAAATTACCGAGAGTATTTTTTTGCAGGACGAGATTCGCGCCCGGGGTGCACTGGAAGCGCTAAAAGCTCACGGGTTTACGCTGGTGCTGGATGACTTTGGTACCGGTTTTTCTGCGCTGAGTTATCTGCGTAATTTTTCATTTGAAATTGTTAAGCTGGACCGCAGTCTGCTGCACAATATTCATCGCGATGAAAAGTCTCTTTCGCTGTTTAACGGGGTAGTGGCCATGCTTAAATCGCTGGATTTATTTATTGTGGCTGAGGGCGTTGAACTGGCTGAGTATCTGCCTTTACTCAGACAAAGCCAGGTTGATCAGCTCCAGGGGTTCTTTTTTGATAAACCCCTGCCGTATGACCAGTTTCTGGCAAAACATAGCGGGCACTATCTTATGACCGGCTCAGGCCGTTTCTAA
- a CDS encoding HAD family hydrolase, whose product MMNSKPVPQLVIFDCDGVLIDSEILSLQAWQDVLAPHGLTISQTYFVERFLGKSMASVVNSLKQDFDFELDDTLSDTFHQRLQTIFEHELRPTPGITEVLEKLTVPYCLATSSSPQRTRHALDTTGLASFFTNNRFTRYDVTRGKPAPDLFLHAARTMGVTPEHCLVIEDSPAGLQAADAAAMHKLRYLGASHLPDSLAAPSDLLHWQQLQTRFADIF is encoded by the coding sequence ATGATGAATAGTAAACCTGTTCCCCAGCTGGTTATTTTTGATTGTGACGGGGTGCTTATTGACAGTGAAATTCTGTCTTTGCAGGCCTGGCAAGACGTGCTGGCACCCCATGGGCTGACTATCAGCCAGACCTATTTTGTTGAACGCTTTTTAGGTAAAAGTATGGCCAGTGTGGTGAATAGCCTGAAACAGGATTTTGACTTTGAACTGGATGACACTCTAAGCGATACGTTTCATCAGCGCCTGCAAACGATTTTTGAACATGAGCTTCGCCCCACACCGGGCATCACCGAAGTACTGGAAAAACTGACTGTGCCTTATTGCCTGGCCACCAGCAGCAGCCCGCAGCGTACCCGGCATGCTCTTGATACTACCGGGCTGGCGTCTTTTTTTACCAATAACCGGTTTACCCGTTATGATGTGACACGAGGCAAGCCCGCCCCGGATCTGTTTCTTCATGCAGCGCGCACCATGGGGGTTACGCCTGAGCATTGTCTGGTTATCGAAGACTCACCGGCAGGACTACAGGCTGCTGATGCTGCCGCGATGCATAAGCTGCGCTATCTGGGTGCCAGCCATCTGCCAGACTCGCTGGCCGCCCCCTCAGATCTGTTACACTGGCAACAGCTGCAAACCCGCTTTGCCGACATATTTTGA
- a CDS encoding mannitol dehydrogenase family protein, producing MLSSSAFRLNRAALNTLPASVSGPGYPVEKITTGIIHIGVGGFHRAHQAMYIDTLMREQSAFQWGICGVGLREGDRKMQQILTEQDYLFALTEKHPDNARRHQIIGCMSGFLMAIDNPAAVISKLADPSVKLVSLTITEGGYNLDANTGEFVADNPDVQHDLANPQQPRLVFGYLIAALKQRRDAGSAPFTLMSCDNIQHNGDVLKAMLLAYAALSDPSLAQWIEQHVAFPNSMVDRITPATVAADIDELAHAGVEDQWPVVCEPFHQWVIEDAFCNERPDFEAAGAQLVPDVAPYEKLKLRMLNASHSVLGLLGSLAGMPTIDACMDEPVLRQALKQFMLDDVKPTLDVVEGVDIDEYAATLLERFGNPNIKDSLERICSQNSAKIPVFLLPTIQDNLKAGRAVALPALVIAAWCYYSDKQTTQAGQALTIIDDMAAELHTYAGQTEQDSLAFLQLKTVFANLSQSTAFTEQYTGYLTRLYAGEPVLNIIIGL from the coding sequence ATGTTGAGTTCTTCAGCCTTCCGCTTAAACCGCGCGGCGTTAAACACACTACCTGCTTCTGTATCAGGGCCGGGATACCCGGTTGAGAAAATCACCACGGGTATTATACATATCGGAGTAGGGGGCTTTCACCGTGCTCATCAGGCCATGTACATAGACACCCTGATGCGCGAACAGTCGGCTTTTCAGTGGGGAATTTGTGGTGTTGGATTACGCGAAGGTGACCGTAAAATGCAGCAAATTCTGACTGAGCAGGATTATTTGTTCGCTCTGACAGAAAAGCATCCGGACAATGCCCGACGCCATCAAATTATCGGCTGCATGAGCGGCTTTCTGATGGCCATCGATAATCCGGCTGCGGTGATCAGTAAGCTGGCTGACCCGTCAGTAAAACTGGTTTCCCTGACCATTACCGAAGGGGGCTATAACCTAGACGCGAATACCGGCGAGTTTGTTGCAGACAATCCGGATGTGCAGCACGACCTGGCGAATCCACAACAGCCCAGACTGGTTTTTGGTTATCTGATTGCCGCGCTCAAACAGCGCCGGGACGCCGGTAGTGCGCCATTTACCCTGATGTCATGCGATAACATTCAGCATAATGGTGATGTGCTCAAAGCCATGTTGCTGGCTTATGCCGCGCTGTCAGACCCGTCACTGGCTCAGTGGATTGAACAGCATGTGGCATTTCCTAACTCGATGGTGGATCGTATCACGCCAGCCACCGTGGCGGCAGATATTGACGAGCTGGCTCACGCTGGTGTTGAGGATCAGTGGCCGGTGGTCTGCGAGCCGTTCCACCAGTGGGTTATTGAAGATGCGTTTTGTAATGAACGGCCTGATTTTGAAGCCGCCGGGGCACAACTGGTGCCCGATGTTGCACCTTACGAAAAGCTGAAACTCAGGATGCTCAATGCCAGCCACTCGGTGCTGGGCTTGCTAGGCTCGCTGGCTGGTATGCCCACTATTGATGCCTGCATGGATGAACCGGTGCTACGGCAGGCGCTTAAGCAGTTTATGCTGGACGACGTAAAACCTACGCTGGATGTTGTTGAAGGCGTGGATATTGATGAATATGCTGCAACCCTGCTGGAGCGATTTGGTAACCCGAATATTAAGGACTCGCTGGAACGCATCTGTTCGCAAAACTCAGCCAAGATCCCGGTATTTTTACTGCCCACCATTCAGGATAACCTGAAGGCCGGTCGCGCTGTTGCATTACCTGCACTGGTCATTGCTGCCTGGTGTTATTACAGCGACAAACAGACCACGCAGGCAGGACAGGCTCTGACTATTATTGATGACATGGCGGCTGAATTACACACCTATGCGGGTCAAACCGAACAGGACAGTCTGGCCTTTTTGCAGCTGAAAACGGTCTTTGCTAATTTGTCACAATCGACTGCATTTACTGAGCAATATACTGGTTACCTAACGCGGCTCT
- a CDS encoding heme NO-binding domain-containing protein, with amino-acid sequence MLGIVFTSLIDMLEEKVSPEFADEVIVAAELQNDGAFTSVGYYPFSEMQKLVGVLVEKTGKPAEELLHDFGYYLFGQLAQAHGQVMAGRKNLLDALEVLDDDIHVQVLKLYPDADLPKFEVLSRTENAMRLRYISKRDLYPLAEGLMDAAADHFGDSLARERFSTGDPHTYEYSLTVS; translated from the coding sequence ATGCTGGGGATTGTTTTTACCTCTTTAATTGACATGCTCGAGGAGAAAGTCTCTCCTGAATTTGCTGATGAAGTCATCGTGGCTGCTGAGCTACAGAACGATGGGGCCTTTACCTCTGTAGGTTATTATCCATTTTCAGAGATGCAGAAACTGGTGGGGGTGCTGGTTGAAAAAACCGGTAAGCCGGCCGAGGAGCTGCTGCACGACTTTGGCTATTATCTGTTTGGTCAGCTGGCGCAGGCGCATGGTCAGGTCATGGCCGGGCGCAAAAATCTGCTTGATGCACTGGAAGTGCTCGACGACGATATTCATGTGCAGGTATTAAAATTGTACCCGGATGCGGATCTGCCAAAATTTGAGGTGCTCTCACGCACTGAAAACGCCATGCGGTTACGGTACATTTCCAAGCGTGATCTGTATCCGCTGGCAGAAGGACTAATGGATGCGGCAGCCGATCATTTTGGCGACAGCCTGGCGCGGGAACGGTTTTCTACCGGTGATCCGCATACCTATGAGTATAGTTTAACAGTGAGCTGA